A region from the Thauera humireducens genome encodes:
- the cysT gene encoding sulfate ABC transporter permease subunit CysT, with protein sequence MATAAPSLPLRPISSAAPPFRVLPGFNLTLGYTLGYLSLIVLIPLAAVFLKTAQLTFAEFWDVVSAPRVVASYKLSFGMSLLAAAINAVFGLMLAWALVRYSFPGKKLIDALVDLPFALPTAVAGISLTALYAKNGWLGQFLEPLGIQVAFKPLGVLVALVFIGLPFVVRTVQPILEDLDTELEEAATSLGAQRWQAFRHVILPIVLPALLTGFALAFARAVGEYGSVIFIAGNIPMVSEITPLMIITKLEQYDYTGATAIATVMLILSFALLLVINGLQAWTAKRTGRDR encoded by the coding sequence ATGGCTACCGCCGCCCCCTCGCTTCCTCTCCGCCCCATTTCTTCTGCCGCCCCGCCCTTTCGCGTGCTGCCGGGCTTCAACCTGACGCTCGGCTACACCCTCGGCTACCTGTCGCTGATCGTGCTGATTCCACTCGCGGCGGTGTTCCTGAAGACCGCCCAGCTGACCTTCGCCGAGTTCTGGGATGTCGTCAGCGCGCCGCGGGTGGTGGCGTCGTACAAGCTGTCCTTCGGCATGTCGCTGCTCGCCGCCGCCATCAACGCGGTGTTCGGGCTGATGCTGGCATGGGCGCTGGTGCGCTACTCCTTCCCCGGCAAGAAGCTGATCGACGCCCTGGTCGACCTGCCCTTCGCCCTGCCCACCGCGGTGGCCGGCATCTCGCTGACCGCGCTGTACGCCAAGAACGGCTGGCTCGGCCAGTTCCTCGAGCCGCTCGGCATTCAGGTGGCGTTCAAGCCGCTCGGCGTGCTGGTGGCGCTGGTCTTCATCGGCCTGCCCTTCGTGGTGCGCACGGTGCAGCCGATCCTGGAAGACCTCGACACCGAGCTGGAAGAGGCCGCCACCAGCCTCGGCGCGCAGCGCTGGCAGGCCTTCCGCCACGTGATCCTGCCCATCGTGTTGCCGGCGCTGCTGACCGGCTTCGCGCTCGCCTTCGCCCGTGCGGTGGGCGAATACGGCTCGGTCATCTTCATCGCCGGCAACATCCCCATGGTGTCGGAGATCACGCCGCTGATGATCATCACCAAGCTCGAGCAGTACGACTACACCGGCGCCACGGCGATCGCGACCGTGATGCTGATCCTGTCCTTCGCCCTGCTGCTGGTCATCAACGGCCTGCAGGCGTGGACCGCCAAACGCACCGGGAGGGACCGCTGA
- a CDS encoding sulfate ABC transporter substrate-binding protein — protein MKFSPFRRGLLALVLAPALATGFVGSAQAQTTLLNVSYDPTRELYQAFNPEFTKHWKAQTGEDLVIKQSHGGAGKQARAVIDGLEADVVTLALAYDIDAIAEQTGKIPADWQKRLAHNSAPYTSTIVFLVRKGNPKGIKDWGDLVKPGVEVITPNPKTSGGARWNYLAAWGYALKQPGGNEQTAQTFVTELLKHVPVLDSGARGATNTFVQRGIGDVLLAWENEAFLSINELGPDKFEIVVPSISILAEPPVTVVDGVAKKRGTEKVAQAYLEYLYSPVGQKIAAKHYYRPIKPEHADPADVARFPKVSLITIDDLGGWQAVQKKHFADGGVFDQIYAK, from the coding sequence ATGAAGTTCAGCCCCTTCCGCCGCGGCCTGCTCGCGCTTGTCCTAGCCCCGGCCCTGGCAACCGGTTTCGTTGGCAGCGCACAGGCGCAGACCACGCTGCTCAACGTCTCCTACGATCCGACGCGCGAGCTCTACCAGGCCTTCAACCCCGAGTTCACCAAGCACTGGAAAGCACAGACCGGCGAAGACCTCGTCATCAAGCAGTCGCACGGCGGCGCCGGCAAGCAGGCGCGCGCGGTGATCGACGGGCTCGAGGCCGACGTCGTCACGCTGGCGCTGGCCTACGACATCGATGCCATCGCCGAGCAGACAGGCAAGATCCCGGCCGACTGGCAGAAGCGCCTGGCGCACAACAGCGCGCCCTACACCTCGACCATCGTCTTCCTGGTGCGCAAGGGCAACCCCAAGGGCATCAAGGACTGGGGCGACCTGGTGAAGCCAGGCGTGGAGGTCATCACCCCGAACCCCAAGACCTCCGGCGGTGCACGCTGGAACTACCTCGCCGCCTGGGGCTACGCGCTCAAGCAGCCCGGCGGCAACGAGCAGACCGCGCAGACCTTCGTCACCGAACTGCTCAAGCACGTGCCGGTGCTCGACTCCGGCGCCCGCGGCGCCACCAACACCTTCGTCCAGCGCGGCATCGGCGACGTGCTGCTGGCGTGGGAGAACGAGGCCTTCCTGTCGATCAACGAGCTCGGCCCGGACAAGTTCGAGATCGTCGTGCCCTCGATCTCGATCCTCGCCGAACCGCCGGTCACGGTCGTCGACGGCGTGGCGAAGAAGCGCGGCACCGAAAAGGTCGCCCAGGCCTATCTCGAGTACCTGTACTCGCCGGTCGGTCAGAAGATCGCCGCGAAGCACTACTACCGCCCGATCAAACCCGAGCATGCCGACCCGGCCGACGTCGCCCGCTTCCCCAAGGTGAGCCTGATCACCATCGACGACCTCGGCGGCTGGCAGGCCGTGCAGAAGAAGCACTTCGCCGACGGCGGCGTGTTCGACCAGATCTACGCCAAGTAA
- a CDS encoding LysR family transcriptional regulator has translation MNRLDAMNLFVRVADLGSFAAVANQLGVARSVVTRQIAALEEHLGVKLMVRTTRRLTLTSAGASYLDKCRTILDLVESAEADVMEARLTPRGNLRISLPLSYGLKRIAPLLPAFLKTYPEISLALDFTDRQINLIDEGVDLSIRIAPRLDPGDVARKLGESRLIAVASPDYLARHGRPAHPSELTAHGCLGYSARTQNRPLAFLIDGRMENIHVPFRLQANNGDALMEAAAQGLGITVQPDFIANAYLASGAVEPILEGFAPPPLGIHAMLPSNRYLPHRVRVLIDFLAKGLAAPA, from the coding sequence ATGAACCGGCTCGATGCGATGAACCTTTTCGTGCGGGTGGCGGACCTCGGCAGCTTCGCCGCGGTGGCCAACCAGCTTGGCGTGGCCCGTTCGGTGGTCACGCGCCAGATCGCGGCGCTGGAGGAGCATCTGGGGGTCAAGCTGATGGTGCGCACCACCCGCCGGCTGACCCTGACCAGCGCGGGCGCCAGCTATCTCGACAAGTGCCGCACCATCCTCGACCTGGTGGAGAGCGCCGAGGCCGACGTGATGGAGGCGCGCCTGACGCCACGCGGCAACCTGCGCATCAGCCTGCCGCTGAGCTACGGCCTGAAGCGGATCGCCCCGCTGCTGCCCGCCTTCCTGAAGACCTATCCCGAAATCAGCCTAGCCCTCGACTTCACCGACCGCCAGATCAACCTCATCGACGAGGGCGTGGACCTGTCGATCCGCATCGCGCCGCGTCTCGACCCCGGCGACGTGGCGCGCAAGCTGGGCGAAAGCCGGCTCATCGCGGTGGCCTCGCCCGACTACCTGGCACGCCACGGCCGCCCCGCGCACCCCTCGGAACTGACCGCTCACGGCTGCCTGGGCTACTCGGCCAGGACGCAGAACCGTCCGCTCGCCTTCCTCATCGACGGCAGGATGGAGAACATTCACGTGCCCTTCCGCCTGCAGGCCAACAACGGCGACGCCCTGATGGAAGCGGCCGCGCAGGGCCTGGGCATCACCGTGCAGCCGGACTTCATCGCCAACGCCTATCTGGCGAGCGGTGCGGTGGAGCCGATCCTGGAGGGCTTCGCGCCGCCGCCGCTCGGCATCCACGCGATGCTGCCGAGCAACCGCTACCTGCCGCACCGGGTGCGCGTGCTGATCGATTTCCTCGCCAAGGGACTTGCCGCGCCGGCATAG
- a CDS encoding cytochrome b yields the protein MNAHYTATAKTLHWLIAVLIFGMLGLGFYMTGLDLSPTKLQIYSWHKWVGVTVFLLVVVRLAWRITHRPPALPQHMAPLERIAAHAGHHLLYVLMFAIPLTGWLMSSAKGFQTVWFGVLPIPDLLAKDKALGDLLQTVHVVLNFVLIAVLLGHVGAALKHHFLDKDDVLTRILPRRRD from the coding sequence ATGAACGCCCATTACACCGCCACCGCCAAGACCCTGCACTGGCTCATCGCCGTGCTCATCTTCGGCATGCTGGGCCTGGGTTTCTACATGACCGGGCTGGATCTCTCGCCGACCAAGCTGCAGATCTACTCGTGGCACAAGTGGGTGGGCGTCACCGTGTTCCTGCTCGTCGTCGTGCGCCTCGCCTGGCGTATCACCCACCGCCCGCCGGCGCTGCCGCAGCACATGGCGCCGCTCGAACGCATCGCCGCCCACGCCGGCCACCACCTGCTGTACGTGCTGATGTTCGCCATCCCGCTCACCGGCTGGCTGATGAGTTCGGCCAAGGGCTTCCAGACCGTGTGGTTCGGCGTGCTGCCGATCCCCGACCTGCTGGCCAAGGACAAGGCGCTCGGCGACCTGCTGCAGACCGTGCATGTGGTGCTGAACTTCGTGCTGATCGCCGTGCTGCTCGGCCACGTCGGCGCCGCGCTCAAGCATCACTTCCTCGACAAGGACGACGTGCTCACCCGCATCCTGCCGCGCCGCCGCGACTGA
- a CDS encoding YceI family protein — MKRIALALFSTFALAASAHAVEYSQVQADQSRIAFAYQQMGVSMDGAFSKFSSQLRFDPAAPQAASATIEVELASIDTGSEEGDEEAARKTWFNTKDFPTARFESTGVKALGGNKYEVAGKLTIKGTTRDVVVPATFAEQGKAGVFEGSLTIKRGDFSIGEGAWKAFDVVANDVVIKFRITAAAK, encoded by the coding sequence ATGAAACGCATCGCCCTCGCCCTGTTCTCCACCTTCGCCCTCGCCGCATCCGCCCACGCCGTCGAATACAGCCAGGTCCAGGCCGACCAGAGCCGCATCGCCTTCGCCTACCAGCAGATGGGCGTGTCGATGGACGGCGCCTTTAGCAAGTTCTCTAGCCAGCTCCGCTTCGACCCTGCCGCGCCGCAGGCGGCCTCGGCCACGATCGAGGTCGAACTCGCCAGCATCGACACCGGCAGCGAGGAAGGCGACGAGGAAGCGGCGCGCAAGACCTGGTTCAACACCAAGGACTTTCCCACCGCGCGCTTCGAATCCACCGGCGTCAAGGCGCTCGGCGGCAACAAGTACGAGGTCGCCGGCAAGCTGACGATCAAGGGCACGACCCGGGACGTCGTCGTCCCGGCCACCTTCGCCGAGCAGGGCAAGGCTGGCGTGTTCGAAGGCAGCCTGACGATCAAGCGCGGCGACTTCTCGATCGGCGAAGGCGCCTGGAAGGCCTTTGACGTCGTCGCCAACGACGTCGTGATCAAGTTCCGCATCACCGCCGCGGCGAAATGA
- a CDS encoding YceI family protein → MNRIARLSAALIISAAATSAFATPETYGIDPTHTFPSFSYNHFGLSTQISKFEKTTGTVTLDKAARTGAVDITIDMSSVNTGYATFNEHIQGEDFLDTAKYPTATFKSTKVTFDGDKPASIDGELTIKGVTKPVTLKVTHFTTVPHPMLKKDAIGANASTVIKRSEFNAGKYAPNVGDEVTITVSLEAIKQ, encoded by the coding sequence ATGAACCGTATCGCCAGGCTCTCTGCCGCCCTGATCATCTCGGCCGCTGCCACCTCCGCGTTCGCCACGCCCGAGACCTACGGCATCGACCCCACCCACACCTTCCCGAGCTTCTCGTACAACCACTTCGGCCTGTCGACGCAGATCTCGAAGTTCGAGAAGACCACCGGCACCGTCACGCTGGACAAGGCGGCCAGGACCGGCGCGGTCGACATCACCATCGACATGAGCTCGGTGAACACCGGCTACGCCACCTTCAACGAGCACATCCAGGGCGAGGACTTCCTCGACACCGCCAAGTACCCGACCGCCACCTTCAAGTCGACCAAGGTCACGTTCGATGGCGACAAGCCGGCGAGCATCGACGGCGAGCTGACGATCAAGGGCGTGACCAAGCCGGTGACCCTGAAGGTGACCCACTTCACCACCGTGCCGCACCCGATGCTGAAGAAGGACGCCATCGGCGCCAACGCCAGCACCGTGATCAAGCGCAGCGAGTTCAACGCCGGCAAGTACGCGCCCAACGTGGGTGACGAGGTGACGATCACCGTCTCGCTCGAAGCGATCAAGCAATAA
- a CDS encoding pirin family protein: MELRPAAARGLANFGWLHSQHSFSFGSYYDPQHLGFSDLLVINEDRVRPGRGFDTHGHRDMEIFSYVLDGALEHKDSMGTGSVIRPGDVQMMSAGTGVRHSEYNASREQEVHFLQIWIVPDRKGVAPRYQQQHFDAAEKRGRLRLIISPDGAEGSLSVHQDARVYAGLFDGAEHQRFTLPAKRFAYVHVARGALDFNGQRLAAGDAVKLRDAREIEFAKGEQAEVLLFDLRPNETPHY, translated from the coding sequence ATGGAACTTCGACCCGCCGCTGCGCGCGGCCTCGCCAACTTCGGCTGGCTGCACTCGCAGCACAGCTTTTCCTTCGGCAGCTACTACGACCCGCAGCACCTGGGGTTCTCGGACCTGCTGGTGATCAACGAGGACCGCGTGCGACCGGGACGGGGCTTCGACACCCATGGCCACCGCGACATGGAGATCTTCTCCTACGTCCTCGACGGCGCGCTGGAGCACAAGGATTCGATGGGCACCGGCTCGGTGATCCGCCCGGGCGACGTGCAGATGATGAGCGCCGGCACCGGCGTGCGCCACAGCGAGTACAACGCCTCGCGCGAGCAGGAGGTGCATTTCCTGCAGATCTGGATCGTGCCCGACCGCAAGGGCGTGGCGCCGCGCTACCAGCAGCAGCATTTCGACGCTGCGGAAAAACGCGGCCGGCTGCGCCTGATCATCTCGCCCGACGGCGCCGAGGGTTCGCTGTCCGTGCATCAGGACGCCCGCGTGTATGCCGGCCTGTTCGACGGTGCGGAACACCAGCGCTTCACCTTGCCGGCCAAGCGCTTCGCCTACGTGCATGTGGCGCGCGGCGCCCTCGATTTTAACGGCCAGCGTCTCGCGGCAGGCGATGCGGTCAAGCTGCGCGACGCGCGCGAGATCGAATTCGCCAAGGGCGAGCAGGCCGAGGTGCTGCTGTTCGACCTGCGGCCGAACGAGACGCCGCACTACTGA
- a CDS encoding trans-sulfuration enzyme family protein yields MSSLETLTVHGLGRVAEPYRDIVPPIHLASTFERAADGSYPGGRVYARDGSPAYIEAEEVLRQLEGGSQALLFASGHAAASAVLQALEPGDRVLAPQSMYWALRKWLLDLAEHGRIQLAFYDNADIADVERQLAAAPTRLLWVETPANPTWELTDIRAAAALARQHGAMTVVDSTVATPVLCQPLALGADIVLHSATKYLNGHSDVVAGALVTREDSPLWQRIRVMRNLGGAILGPFEAWLLLRGMRTLHLRVRAACANALQLATELEPHPAIAQVLYPGLASHPQHATAAEQMNGGFGGMLSIRLREGEARARDVAARVRVFKRATSLGSVESLIEHRASVEGPGSRCPTDLLRLSVGIEPVADLLADLTQALGD; encoded by the coding sequence ATGAGCTCACTCGAAACCCTCACCGTGCATGGCCTTGGCCGCGTGGCCGAGCCCTACCGCGACATCGTCCCGCCCATCCACCTCGCCAGCACCTTCGAGCGCGCGGCCGACGGCAGCTATCCGGGCGGGCGGGTGTATGCGCGCGACGGCAGTCCCGCCTACATCGAGGCGGAAGAGGTGCTGCGCCAGCTCGAAGGTGGCAGCCAGGCCCTGCTGTTCGCCTCCGGCCACGCCGCGGCCTCGGCGGTGCTTCAGGCGCTGGAGCCGGGCGACCGCGTCCTGGCGCCGCAGTCGATGTACTGGGCGCTGCGCAAGTGGCTGCTGGACCTCGCCGAGCACGGCCGTATCCAGCTCGCCTTCTACGACAACGCCGACATCGCCGACGTCGAGCGCCAGCTCGCCGCCGCGCCGACCCGCCTGCTGTGGGTGGAGACGCCCGCCAACCCAACCTGGGAACTCACCGACATCCGCGCCGCGGCCGCGCTCGCGCGCCAGCACGGCGCCATGACGGTGGTCGATTCCACCGTGGCCACGCCGGTGCTGTGCCAGCCGCTGGCGCTCGGCGCGGACATCGTGCTGCATTCGGCCACCAAGTACCTCAACGGCCATTCCGACGTCGTCGCCGGCGCCCTGGTCACGCGCGAGGACTCGCCGCTGTGGCAGCGCATCCGCGTCATGCGCAACCTCGGCGGCGCCATCCTCGGCCCCTTCGAGGCCTGGCTGCTGCTGCGCGGCATGCGCACGCTGCACCTGCGGGTGCGCGCTGCCTGCGCGAATGCGCTGCAGCTCGCGACCGAGCTCGAACCGCACCCGGCGATCGCGCAGGTGCTGTATCCGGGCCTGGCTTCGCATCCGCAGCACGCGACCGCCGCCGAGCAGATGAACGGCGGCTTCGGCGGCATGCTGTCGATCCGGCTCAGGGAGGGCGAAGCCAGGGCCCGCGACGTGGCGGCGCGCGTGCGGGTGTTCAAGCGCGCCACCTCGCTCGGCTCGGTCGAGAGCCTCATCGAGCACCGCGCCAGCGTCGAAGGCCCGGGCAGCCGCTGCCCCACCGACCTGCTGCGGCTGTCGGTCGGCATCGAGCCGGTGGCCGACCTGCTCGCCGACCTGACGCAGGCGCTGGGCGACTGA
- a CDS encoding D-2-hydroxyacid dehydrogenase yields MHKIVFLDRATIAPQIRLRSPAFAHELVVHDRTVPEQIVERLAGASIAITNKVPLSAAVLAQLPALRLVAVAATGTDCVDKAYCQQHGIAVANIRGYAVNTVPEHTFALMLALRRNLVAYRDDVLAGEWQRSGQFCFFNHAIHDLRGARLGIIGEGVLGQRVADIARAFGMVPLFAARKGRAGAGRLYTPWDEMLATSDIITLHCPLTPQSRGMIAMPEFRAMARRPLIINTGRGGLVDEAALVQALDEGLIAGAGFDVTDGEPPAADGPMMRIAARPNVILTPHVAWASDEAQQTLADQLIDNIDNFVAGRPSNLVEHAD; encoded by the coding sequence ATGCACAAGATCGTTTTCCTCGACCGCGCGACCATCGCGCCGCAGATCCGCCTGCGCAGCCCGGCGTTCGCGCACGAACTGGTCGTCCATGACCGGACCGTGCCCGAGCAGATCGTCGAGCGCCTGGCCGGTGCCAGCATCGCCATCACCAACAAGGTGCCGCTGTCCGCCGCGGTGCTGGCGCAACTGCCCGCGCTGCGTCTGGTCGCGGTCGCCGCCACCGGCACCGACTGCGTCGACAAGGCGTACTGCCAGCAGCACGGCATCGCGGTGGCCAACATCCGCGGCTACGCCGTCAATACCGTGCCCGAACACACCTTCGCGCTGATGCTGGCGCTGCGCCGCAACCTCGTCGCCTACCGTGACGACGTGCTGGCCGGCGAATGGCAGCGCTCGGGCCAGTTCTGCTTCTTCAACCACGCCATCCACGACCTGCGCGGCGCCCGCCTGGGCATCATCGGCGAAGGCGTGCTGGGCCAGCGTGTGGCCGACATCGCGCGTGCCTTCGGCATGGTGCCGCTGTTCGCCGCACGCAAGGGCAGGGCGGGCGCCGGCCGCCTGTACACGCCCTGGGACGAGATGCTGGCGACCAGCGACATCATCACCCTGCATTGCCCGCTCACGCCGCAGAGCCGCGGCATGATCGCGATGCCCGAATTCCGCGCCATGGCACGGCGCCCGCTCATCATCAACACCGGCCGCGGCGGGCTGGTGGACGAGGCTGCGCTGGTGCAGGCTCTGGACGAAGGGCTCATCGCGGGCGCCGGCTTCGACGTCACCGACGGCGAGCCGCCCGCCGCCGACGGCCCGATGATGCGCATCGCCGCTCGCCCCAACGTCATCCTGACCCCGCACGTGGCCTGGGCCTCGGACGAGGCGCAGCAGACGCTAGCCGACCAGCTGATCGACAACATCGACAACTTCGTCGCCGGTCGGCCGAGCAACCTGGTCGAGCACGCCGACTGA
- a CDS encoding D-amino acid dehydrogenase produces MKIAVLGGGVIGITTAWYLRSKGLSVTVFERQPGAALETSFANGGQISVSHAEPWASPTTLLKALRWLTREDAPLLFRLRAERALLSWSARFLRECLPWRTRTNIGRIVELARYSRSELQRLRALFADEDPLDYQQLERGILHIYTDRREYAHAMHAATMLRAFGCDRRPVDVDACIHIEPALAPVRHQLVGGDFTAEDESGDAHLFTRRLAERCAAAGVGFRFGTTVTGLETEGGRIAALTTLQGERIEADGFVIAAGSHSPALLAPLGIHIPVYPAKGYSATIPLSPESIAPHTSLTDDAHKLVFSRLGDRLRVAGTAEFDGFNLRPSPARQAALMRRVNALFPALRPAGPVAHWCGLRPVTPGSVPMIGPTRHDNLWLNTGHGTLGWTMACGSAAALSDLIAGIRPAVPLTPIH; encoded by the coding sequence GTGAAGATCGCAGTCCTCGGTGGCGGCGTGATCGGCATCACGACCGCCTGGTACCTGCGCAGCAAGGGACTGTCGGTGACGGTGTTCGAGCGCCAGCCGGGCGCGGCGCTTGAAACCAGCTTCGCCAACGGCGGGCAGATTTCGGTGTCGCACGCCGAGCCCTGGGCGAGCCCGACCACCCTGCTCAAGGCCTTGCGCTGGCTCACGCGCGAGGACGCGCCCCTGCTCTTCCGGCTGCGCGCGGAGCGCGCCCTGCTGTCGTGGTCCGCACGCTTCCTGCGCGAATGCCTGCCCTGGCGTACGCGCACGAACATTGGCCGCATCGTCGAACTTGCGCGCTACAGTCGTAGCGAACTGCAGCGCCTGCGCGCCCTGTTCGCGGACGAAGACCCGCTCGACTACCAGCAACTCGAGCGCGGCATCCTGCACATTTACACCGACCGTCGCGAATACGCGCATGCCATGCACGCCGCCACGATGCTGCGCGCCTTCGGTTGCGACCGCCGGCCGGTCGACGTCGACGCGTGCATCCACATCGAGCCCGCGCTCGCCCCCGTCCGCCATCAGCTGGTCGGCGGCGACTTCACCGCCGAAGACGAATCCGGCGACGCCCATCTGTTCACCCGCCGTCTCGCCGAACGCTGCGCCGCGGCGGGGGTCGGGTTCCGCTTCGGCACCACGGTCACCGGACTCGAGACCGAAGGCGGACGTATCGCCGCGCTGACCACGCTGCAGGGCGAACGCATCGAGGCCGACGGCTTCGTCATCGCGGCGGGAAGCCATAGCCCTGCCCTGCTCGCCCCGCTGGGCATCCATATCCCGGTCTATCCGGCCAAGGGCTACTCGGCGACCATTCCGCTGTCACCCGAGAGCATCGCGCCTCACACCAGCCTCACCGACGACGCACACAAGCTGGTCTTCTCCCGGCTCGGGGACCGGCTCCGGGTCGCAGGCACGGCCGAGTTCGACGGCTTCAACCTGCGCCCGAGCCCGGCCCGGCAGGCCGCGCTGATGCGTCGGGTCAACGCCCTTTTTCCGGCCTTGCGGCCAGCGGGTCCCGTCGCGCACTGGTGCGGGTTGCGCCCCGTCACACCGGGCAGCGTCCCCATGATCGGCCCCACCCGGCACGACAACCTGTGGTTGAACACCGGACACGGCACGCTGGGCTGGACCATGGCCTGCGGCTCGGCCGCTGCATTGAGCGACCTGATCGCCGGCATTCGGCCCGCCGTCCCGCTGACCCCCATTCACTGA
- a CDS encoding IclR family transcriptional regulator → MTENRTDRSEVVKIDGDTPTMRLLALLEVIAAKDQLVSLQGLVEETGLPKPTLHRMLQQLEAAGMLQRDSDGRQYGTGARLRRLAENLLLNDTIHGARHAVLRRLVEDVGESCNITALSGSEVLYLDRVETAAPLRFYLHPGSRVPAHCSASGKLFLAQMTPAQRRRLLAHAPLSQYTSRTLTELDALEAEIERVGRDGYAFDNEEFLPGLFCIAVLVPSPGGRSNMGIAIQAPIMRMTERNALDSLPALRRAASALAAIEAEHATADQTACA, encoded by the coding sequence ATGACCGAGAACCGGACCGACCGCTCGGAAGTGGTCAAGATCGACGGCGACACCCCCACGATGCGCCTGCTCGCCCTGCTTGAAGTGATTGCCGCCAAGGACCAACTCGTGTCCTTGCAGGGCCTGGTCGAGGAAACCGGCCTGCCCAAGCCGACGCTGCATCGCATGCTGCAGCAGCTCGAGGCCGCCGGCATGCTCCAGCGCGACAGCGACGGCCGGCAGTACGGCACCGGTGCCCGCCTGCGCCGGCTGGCCGAGAACCTGCTGCTCAACGACACCATCCATGGCGCCCGTCATGCGGTGCTGCGCCGGCTCGTCGAGGACGTGGGCGAGAGCTGCAACATCACGGCACTGTCGGGCAGCGAGGTGCTCTACCTCGACCGCGTCGAGACCGCCGCGCCGCTGCGCTTCTACCTTCATCCCGGCTCGCGGGTGCCGGCCCACTGCTCGGCGAGCGGCAAGCTGTTCCTCGCCCAGATGACGCCCGCCCAGCGCCGGCGACTGCTGGCGCATGCACCGCTGTCGCAATACACCAGCCGCACCCTGACCGAACTCGACGCACTGGAGGCGGAGATCGAACGGGTGGGCCGGGACGGTTACGCCTTCGACAACGAGGAATTCCTGCCCGGCCTGTTCTGCATCGCCGTGCTGGTGCCCTCGCCCGGTGGCCGCTCGAACATGGGCATCGCGATCCAGGCCCCGATCATGCGGATGACCGAGCGCAATGCGCTCGACTCCCTGCCCGCGCTGCGCCGCGCCGCATCGGCCCTGGCCGCGATCGAGGCCGAACACGCCACGGCCGACCAGACAGCCTGCGCCTGA